A single genomic interval of Oryza sativa Japonica Group chromosome 7, ASM3414082v1 harbors:
- the LOC4342521 gene encoding uncharacterized protein has protein sequence MRVHPAPRKRTIAVQRRCGVAAAAAGMAGGKKLRRLPHIFAKVLELPFAADADVSVEEDAAALRFVAAADGFTPSGGASAHAVEIHPGVTKVVVRDLSAGLDGDDGAVFELDRWRFRLPPCTLPAMATATYADGELVVTVPKGAAPDDDGDGAAAAVLGGSGVVESVLLLV, from the coding sequence ATGAGGGTGCACCCGGCGCCGCGGAAGCGCACCATCGCCGTGCAGCGGCGGTGCggggtggccgcggcggcggcggggatggccgGCGGGAAGAAGCTGAGGCGGCTCCCGCACATCTTCGCCAAGGTGCTCGAGCTCCCGTTCGCCGCGGACGCCGACGTCTCCGTGGAGGAGGACGCCGCGGCGCTCCGGTTCGTGGCCGCGGCGGACGGGTTCACCCCGTCCGGCGGCGCCAGCGCCCACGCCGTCGAGATCCACCCGGGGGTCACCAAGGTTGTCGTGCGGGACCTCTCCGCCgggctcgacggcgacgacggcgccgtgtTCGAGCTCGATCGGTGGCGGTTCCGCCTCCCCCCGTGCACGCTccccgccatggccaccgccacctacgccgacggcgagctcgtcgtCACCGTCCCCAAGGGCGCCGCccctgacgacgacggcgatggcgccgccgccgccgtgcttggAGGCTCCGGCGTCGTCGAGAGCGTCCTGCTGCTTGTATAG